AATATCCATATATGTCTTAAAGAAATCTTTAGCACAACGTTAGCTGCAAGACCAACCATACAGATTAGGGAGAAAAAATAAGGGGAAGGGGATAAGGTGAGAAAATATGTTAATGAAAAATTTTATAGTTCAACTACCACGAGGACTCCAAGCGAGACATACAGCTTTATTTGTACGCAAAGTTTCCTCATTTAAAAGTGAAGTGATTCTTTCTAAAAGTGGAAAGGTTGCCAATGGAAAAGATATCATGAAGATTATGGATTTAGTAATTAAAGAAGGGGATGAAATCACCCTAGTAGTGCATGGATTTGATGAACAAGCGGTAATGGAAACCTTAAAAAAATATCTTTCAAACCTTACATAAATATAATGAGTAAAATCTTAGAAACCATACGGAGAGGCGAAGGAGTTCAGATTTGATAAACAAGTTTTCAATTTTATATTATTGTTCTTTATAAATAATATTTGAGTAGTTTTTTTGCTTTTGGTTAGGTATTATTATTTAAATTTGCTACTATAATCAATACTCTAATGGTGACAATATTATCATATGTAGCAGATTACTTTGTAAGTTATAGAAAGAATATGAAGACTAATATCTTATAGGTCTCAGTTTCTTGTTAAAAGAAAGGATTCATATCGGATAGGAGGTTTCTTATATTGAAAAAGTATAAGTGGGGAATGATGTTACTAGTGTTAGCATTCTTCATAGAATGGTCTTACAATTTTCTGAATTATGAAAGAGAGATTGCTAAGAACTTCGCAGACAAACTCTTCTCTTATCCACTTCCTCCTAAAACAGAGATCACAGATAAAGGTTTTGACTACGAAGTTTTATATGGAGAAGATTTTTTGGGGAGTGAAGATAAACCCACACCCACGGTCGTTGCTTACATAAGACTATCATCTAAACTTAGTGAAAAAGAATTAATGGACTACTATAAAGAAAATAATGATGTAGAGTCTAGCGTTAGTTCCTTAAAAGGTTTTGAGATTTATTTTGAAGGGGAGATAGAGAACAAAGCAACACTTATGAGTAAGAAAGATTGGTATGAAGAATTACATTTGAATAAAAGAAATAACGAAGAAAACCCTCTAGAGCTTATTGTTCAGGTGCAAAATATGTCTGATTCTAACTCGATAGAAATTACTTGTTTCTAGGACTAGGTCGAAAAGGTGTCTCCATTATCGTTTGATTTTTGGAGCTCTAAGTATAGGATTCATTAACAAACTGAGTTTTTATTATAGGTAAGTAGGAAATTGCTGTAGATTCCTCAACAAAATTATAGAAAAGCCAATCATCCTAATTAGGATGATTGGCTTTTTTCTTTAATAATAGGTTTTTAACCTATAACAATTGCAAAAGACAGTTTTATAAAATCACACTGGAACATCAAATCGTTTACTCTCGCTGTATTTCTACCAATCGATGCGTTTTCCATCTCTGAAAAATTCCCCGTTAGGTCCTTTAGGTCCAATCGTCGCTAACCAAAGAATAGATTCGGCTGCTTGTTTAGGAGTTCTTGGAGCAGATGGTCCTCCCATATCTGAACTTACCCATCCCGGATCGACCGCGTTTATTTTAATATCACCATTAATTTCTGCAGCTATCAATTGGGTCAATCCATTTAAGACAAGCTTAGACAATTTATATGCTCCTACTCCTGGGTAAGACATTTCGCTCAACGCCCCATATTCTGAAGAAACATTAATTATTCTTCCATATCCTTGTTTTTCCATGATGGGAATGGAGGAACGGATGACATGGTAAGCGCCGAAGAAATTCGTTGTTATCGTTCTCTCTAAAACAGAAGGGTCCATAGCCATTAATTTTTCATTATGATCCACATACACGCCAGCATTATTAATCAATACGTCTAATCTTTCATACTGCTCATTTACTGTACCCATAGCTTGGCGAATGCTTTCTTGATTATCTACATCCATCACTACAAACCACACATCAAGATTTGACTCCTTAAGTTTTTTTACAGCTTCATGCCCCATTTCTGGATCCCGACTTGCTAAAATGACTTTAAAACCATTCAACGCCAATTGTTTGACCAGTTCATATCCAATACCTCGATTGCCACCGGTGACAAGTGCAACTTTAATATCCTTAGACATTTTAAACCCCCATTTTTAGGCTGTTAATCTTGTAATCTTGTGCTAGGATAGACTTCTATACCCGAGAAATTTAATAAAAGAAAGTAGGACAGGGAACATAAATTAATCATGCACAGGGAGTTCTTAAAGAATGTTGAATGTATTCCTTATTTGGAAAGTTGTTTTATAGGATTATACATGTAGTTTCTCAATAGAATAAATGGCAAACTTAATAGCAATGATAATACACCCACTAATAAGATGTATTGTGTACCTAATCCTGATATAAACAATCCACCTACAGCTGTTCCCATTGTTGTTCCTAAGTTAGCGGACGTTACAAACAATCCATTAGCAAAATCAGGAGCTTCTGGGGCTGCAGAAGTAATCCAATATTGATTTATATTATTTCCTATACCCGCTAATATTCCCCAAACTAAAGTCATGATAGCCATAGGCAAAGTAAATTGTCCGATTAAGAATAATATGATGTAAACGAATCCTAATACAAATGGAAAAGAAACAATAGATTTGATGGCATCTTTAGTAAGTAATTTTCCTGCCACAGTTGATTTGTACGACAAGACAGATGTAATTCCATTTGACAAGTTAGAAGCCTTCTTTACCGAAAATTTGAAGTAACAATTACTTCAAATTAAAAGTGAGAATTTGTAAGTGGAAAAGACCAACGTTAAAAGATGGTAACATAGCGGGTTTACTTCCTAAGAATGGGGATGATAAACACCATTCTTAGGGAATCCTTAAGATTAAAGAGACGATGGACTATTTTTTATTTGCACACCTTCATTTTTCATCTTATACGGAAGCATTTATAAAAGTAAATGTTCAACACTCCTTTGAACATCAATTAACAGGGTTCTATCAACAAGCCTTTGATACTCGTCTAGAAAAAGCTAAGCAATGGATGGGGATGAGAATGGAGGTAGAGAAAAGAAGAATGGATGATGACTCAATTTGAAAAATTGTCATTAAGGTGTCCAATGTTAGTCTTTTTCATCCTAAAAAGTAGCAAACTAATTTTAGTCTTTACGCCTTGTTTACTTCCTTTCTGAAGTGTTTAGACGTTATTTTAGGCCCCTGTTTTTAATCATTAAGCACTCTATTACGCTGTTCTTGATTTGAAATGGATTAAATTTAGTCTTTTTCATCTTAAAAGATTAGACTTTATGTGTAGTTACTTTCCTTCTTTTTCCTTTTTCTTTCTCTTTTTTATAAAAATGTAGACAGACTCAGCAAAAAACAAAAGGAGAAGAAAACAGAGAACAAATAATTCTATAACTTCCATTATACGAAAAGGGTTTACAGCATTGTACAATGCTTGAAAAACATCTAATCCTTGAAAAATATCGATGCTTAGAGATAACCCCATTAAACATCCTGTCATTAAAAGGGAAACACCTATGATTTTCATACTTATCACACTCCACTTAATAGAATTTTCCCTTTCCTCTAATATGATACAAATTTCTTTTGAGAAAAATTACATAAAAACCCCTTATATGGTTAAGGTAATAAAAAATAAAGGAAGGATGCCTTAACTTATGCCTTCGTTTTTTAAAAATCGCAAATCAAAAAAGGACTCCCAACAGGATGCTGAAAATCAATCTGGTAACAACTCAGTAAAAAATATATACAGTTCCTTATCAGCGAACCTCGATACGATTAAACAGAAAACAGGAAACAGTTCAGATATCATGATTCGTCAATTAAAAATGGGGGAGAATTTTGATATTAAGATAGCCATTGTCTATGTAGAAGGAATTGTAGACAACCAATCTATTCAAGAGTTCTTACTCGAATCCATAATGAAAGACAATCATAAAGAAACAGTGAATAAGCAAAACGTGTTCGATCTGATTTCTGAAGATATGATTACAATTGGGGATGTATCATCTATTAATACCTGGAATGACCTGTTTTTATCCTTATTGGCAGGCGATACCCTTATTCTAGTTGATGAAATAGATCAAGCATTGACTGTAGGGACAAAAGGTGGAGAGAGGCGTGCCATTGCCGAATCAAGTACCCAGATGGTAGTACGCGGTCCAAAGGAAGCATTTACAGAGTCTATTGGAACCAACATAGCCATGGTACGTCGAATTATTAAAAGCCCGGATTTATGGGTTGAATCTATGAAAATTGGTCGTATAACCCAAACAGATATAACAATGATGTACATACATGGCATTGCGAATGATGAAATCATTAAAGAAATACGCCAACGATTACATAAGATTGATATTGATAGCATTTTAGAATCAGGCTATATTCAACAACTCATTGAAGATCAAACGATAACCACATTCCCCACTATTTACGATACCGAAAGACCAGATATAGTAGCAGGAAATCTCTTAGAGGGACGAATTGCTATTTTTGTTGATGGAACGCCTTTTGTACTGATTGCTCCAGCTGTCTTTATCCAATTTTTTCAGTCGCCTGAAGACTATTATGTACGTTTCGACATTTCGACATCGATTCGCTTTTTACGTATTGTTATGTTTCTTATTTCACTTATCGCGCCAGCTGCCTATGTTGCTGTTACAACTTTTCATCAGGAGATGGTCCCAACACAGCTTATCGTAGCGATTGCAGCACAAAGGGAAGCTGTCCCTTTCCCAGCATTTGTAGAAGCTCTTCTCATGGAGGTTACCTTTGAAATCTTACGAGAAGCAGGGATTCGGTTACCGAAAGCCATTGGTTCAGCTGTGTCCATTGTCGGTGCCCTTGTTATTGGGCAAGCTGCCGTTCAAGCTAGTATTGTATCACCAGCCATGGTTATCATTGTATCCATAACGGCGATTGCTAATTTTGCTACACCCTCCTTTGCGATGGCTATTTCGATTCGCTTAATCCGTTTTCTGTTTATGATATGTGCAGCGGTATTTGGTTTCTATGGCATTATTCTGGCACTTCTTATGATGGTCGTCCATTTATGCAGTTTACGTTCATTTGGTATTCCCTATATGGCACCATTGGCTCCTTTCATACCCTCAAACAATGAAGATACGGTTGTACGATTACCTTGGTGGACACTTAGAAAAAGACCGCGACTAATAAGTGCAAATACTAGGCGTGAAGGAATCAACCAGCGACCAAATCCTCCTTCATCGCGTGGTATGGTGAATGGGAATCTTGAAGAAGGTGACAACAATGAAACGTAAAGGAGCTTTTCTTTTATTAATAATGATGGTGACCGTCTTATTAACAAGTTGTTGGAGTAAAAAGGAGTTAACAGACCTTGCTATTGTGGCAGCCATGGGAGTAGATAAAACGAAAGATGGGCGATATAACCTGACACTTCAAATTATTAATCCCGGGAACGTGGCTGGAGGCTTGCAAGGAGGCGGAGGTCAGGTGCAAAGTCCCCCTGTGACCATCTATTCAGCTTCAGGGGACAATATAGTGGAAACAAGCAGACGGGCTTCAAGCAGAATTTCTCGGCGACTGTATTATGCTCACACAAACTTAGTCATCGTTGGGGAAAGTCTTGCAAGAGAAGAAGGGATTGAGGTATTGATGGATGCTTTTGATCGAGATCCTGAATTTCGAACGACCTCAGCTCTCGTCATTGCTAACCACTCAACTGCTGCGGATTTAGTTAAAACATTAACTCCTGTTGATAAGATTCCAGCAAATAAAGTGCTGAAAACTTTAGAATTCACAGAAAGACAATGGGGAGAGAATGTAAAAGTTTCACTCCAAGATGTAATGAAAGGTCTTCAATCCTCCAAAGAGGAAACCGTTGTAGCTGGATTTAGTATGGTGGGAAATCCTAAACAAGCGCAAAGGTTAGATAACCTTCAAGAAAGTGCGCCTGAAGCCACGCTTCGAGCTTCCGGAATTGCTGTTTTAAAACAAGGAAAGTTAGTGGATTGGCTGTATGGAAAAACAGCAAGAGGAACGGTATGGATTTTAGATAAAATACAAGGAACGGCTATTAATGTTGATTGGGAAGGAAAAAAAGCAGCAATAGCTTATAAAACCGTTCGTCAAAAAACAGATGTATCTGCCAAAATGAAGAATGGCCATCCTCACGTTTCAATTCATACTCGGGTTGAAGGAGACATTGGTGAAATGAAGATACCTATTGATATCACCAATACAAAGGTCATTACAAAGATTGAACAGTCCTTGAGAAAAGAAATAAAAAAAGAATTAGAGAAAGCCATTGAACATGCGCAGAAAAATAAAACAGATATCCTTGGATTTGGTGAAGTCATTCACCGTTCTAGACCAAATGAATGGAAAAAAATAAAAACTGAATGGAGCGATGTGTATTTTCCAAAATTAGATGTAGATATTACTGTGGATGCTTATATCCGCCGTACTGGTTTGCGAAACAAGTCGTTTCTTTCAGGTGTAAAAGAGAATCAGGAGTAAAGAAAAGAGTTACCAATGGAATGAAGTAAGTCAAAACTAGTGGTAATTAGCTCTTTATCTCAATGGTTCTGTTTGAACTGATCAGTACTATGTTCAAGCCTTTTTTATGAGAGCGAAGCAGGATGCCTGACTGACGATTTTATTTGAAATAGTAGCGGCGGTTTGGTTTTATTTTTAATCCCTCATAAACTTTATTTGTAATATTCCCTTAGGTAAGGTGATGGAAACCTTATTTATCTTTGTCTACATTTTTGGGGGATAAAAGAGAAGAAAAAGCAGGAAAAAGGAGGTGGAAGGGGAGTGGAAAAAGCCAAAATTAGTGCCAGTCAGCTCTTTGTTCTCATGGTCTTATTTGAACTAGGTAGTTCTTTATTGGTACCTCTTGCCATGGATGCAAAACAGGACGCTTGGCTTGCGATTCTACTTGGAATGATAGGCAGTTTAGTTTTACTCTTAATCTTTCATAAGCTTTATTCCTATTATCCAGATCTCTTGCCTACGGACTACATGCAAAAAATCCTAGGTAAAGGGATAGGAAGCGTACTTGCCTTTGTCTACATCCTTTACTTTATGTATGATGCATCAAGAATTCTACGTGATTTTGGGGAAATGTTATTGACCTTTGCCTATCCTGATACGCCTTTATTTATCGCAAACGCTTTATTAATGCTTGTCATTATTTATATGGTTCGAAAAGGAATAGAGGTTATCGCGCGCTCAGGCGAGGTCCTTTTTATACCGATGTATATCCTTGCTGTCACTGGATTTATTCTCATTGTGAGTTCTGGTTTAATCGATTTTACCAACTTACAACCAGTACTTGAAGAAGGGATGTTACCTGTCTTAAAAGTTGTCTTTACTCAAACCTTATATTTTCCGTTTGCAGAAGCTATTGTGTTTACGATGATTCTGCCTTGTTTAAATAATCCTAAGAAGGCAAAAGTGACCATGTTATGTGCAACAGGATTAAGTGGCATCAATTTGGTGATTACGATGATCATTAATGTTAGTGTGCTTGGGGTGGATTTGACAGCACGTTCACAATTCCCTCTTCTTAGTACTGTACAAAGCATCCAGGTTGCTGATTTCTTGGAACGTCTTGATGTATTTTTTATGATTGCCCTGGTAATTGGTATTTTTTTTAAGATTAGCGTGTTATTTTATGCAGCTGTTATAGGCACGGCCAGTTTATTTAAAATTGAATCGCCTTCACGACTATCGCATCCTTTAGGCATAGCTATTCTTTTCTTATCCATCACGATTGCGAGTAACGTCCAGGAACACCTCCAAGAGGGACTGAAGATAACAATGTTTGTTCTTCATATTCCTCTCCTAGTGATGGTTCCTTTCCTTCTTCTTATTGTTGCTTTCTTAAAAAATAGGAAGAAACAGAGGGAATAATACATCATTTTGCCGAACATGAAGTCATTATTGGTGAATTTTAGATTTCAACTATCACATGCTATTGGAACTAACATATTTTTGTCTAGTCCCTTACATACTAAACGATAATAAACAAAATAGAGAAAGGTTTATAACAAATAAAACTTTCA
This sequence is a window from Priestia filamentosa. Protein-coding genes within it:
- a CDS encoding HPr family phosphocarrier protein, encoding MLMKNFIVQLPRGLQARHTALFVRKVSSFKSEVILSKSGKVANGKDIMKIMDLVIKEGDEITLVVHGFDEQAVMETLKKYLSNLT
- a CDS encoding SDR family oxidoreductase, whose translation is MSKDIKVALVTGGNRGIGYELVKQLALNGFKVILASRDPEMGHEAVKKLKESNLDVWFVVMDVDNQESIRQAMGTVNEQYERLDVLINNAGVYVDHNEKLMAMDPSVLERTITTNFFGAYHVIRSSIPIMEKQGYGRIINVSSEYGALSEMSYPGVGAYKLSKLVLNGLTQLIAAEINGDIKINAVDPGWVSSDMGGPSAPRTPKQAAESILWLATIGPKGPNGEFFRDGKRIDW
- a CDS encoding spore germination protein, with product MPSFFKNRKSKKDSQQDAENQSGNNSVKNIYSSLSANLDTIKQKTGNSSDIMIRQLKMGENFDIKIAIVYVEGIVDNQSIQEFLLESIMKDNHKETVNKQNVFDLISEDMITIGDVSSINTWNDLFLSLLAGDTLILVDEIDQALTVGTKGGERRAIAESSTQMVVRGPKEAFTESIGTNIAMVRRIIKSPDLWVESMKIGRITQTDITMMYIHGIANDEIIKEIRQRLHKIDIDSILESGYIQQLIEDQTITTFPTIYDTERPDIVAGNLLEGRIAIFVDGTPFVLIAPAVFIQFFQSPEDYYVRFDISTSIRFLRIVMFLISLIAPAAYVAVTTFHQEMVPTQLIVAIAAQREAVPFPAFVEALLMEVTFEILREAGIRLPKAIGSAVSIVGALVIGQAAVQASIVSPAMVIIVSITAIANFATPSFAMAISIRLIRFLFMICAAVFGFYGIILALLMMVVHLCSLRSFGIPYMAPLAPFIPSNNEDTVVRLPWWTLRKRPRLISANTRREGINQRPNPPSSRGMVNGNLEEGDNNET
- a CDS encoding Ger(x)C family spore germination protein, encoding MKRKGAFLLLIMMVTVLLTSCWSKKELTDLAIVAAMGVDKTKDGRYNLTLQIINPGNVAGGLQGGGGQVQSPPVTIYSASGDNIVETSRRASSRISRRLYYAHTNLVIVGESLAREEGIEVLMDAFDRDPEFRTTSALVIANHSTAADLVKTLTPVDKIPANKVLKTLEFTERQWGENVKVSLQDVMKGLQSSKEETVVAGFSMVGNPKQAQRLDNLQESAPEATLRASGIAVLKQGKLVDWLYGKTARGTVWILDKIQGTAINVDWEGKKAAIAYKTVRQKTDVSAKMKNGHPHVSIHTRVEGDIGEMKIPIDITNTKVITKIEQSLRKEIKKELEKAIEHAQKNKTDILGFGEVIHRSRPNEWKKIKTEWSDVYFPKLDVDITVDAYIRRTGLRNKSFLSGVKENQE
- a CDS encoding GerAB/ArcD/ProY family transporter encodes the protein MEKAKISASQLFVLMVLFELGSSLLVPLAMDAKQDAWLAILLGMIGSLVLLLIFHKLYSYYPDLLPTDYMQKILGKGIGSVLAFVYILYFMYDASRILRDFGEMLLTFAYPDTPLFIANALLMLVIIYMVRKGIEVIARSGEVLFIPMYILAVTGFILIVSSGLIDFTNLQPVLEEGMLPVLKVVFTQTLYFPFAEAIVFTMILPCLNNPKKAKVTMLCATGLSGINLVITMIINVSVLGVDLTARSQFPLLSTVQSIQVADFLERLDVFFMIALVIGIFFKISVLFYAAVIGTASLFKIESPSRLSHPLGIAILFLSITIASNVQEHLQEGLKITMFVLHIPLLVMVPFLLLIVAFLKNRKKQRE